DNA sequence from the Electrophorus electricus isolate fEleEle1 chromosome 19, fEleEle1.pri, whole genome shotgun sequence genome:
CAGGTAATGCGCAGTCTGTCATAAACCTATCATATATTACCATGATTTAATAAACCATTACAGTGACTGACATTAGTTTTGGGCAGTTTTGAAAAGGCAGATAAAAAAGTGCTTTGCGATGTAATTTGCAACCTAAAAGTCATGAGGTCACACAGGAGATTAATGATACAATTATGAGAGATTTGTGACAGAATGTTACCAGGTAACAATGTACACACTAGAAAAAGATCTGCATTCAGGAAGCATTTCATGTTAAGAGCGCTtgttcgtttttgttttttttttttcgtttttttttttttttctgttttttttctgtgaacacacactgacGCAGACAATGATGTACACTAAAGATCTGATGCCAGATCTGCACCCTTACTCTGGAATTCTCCCTGAACACAGGCCTAAACAGGTTCAGCACTGGAACCTAACAACAAAAGCACTTAGTCGTTCACGGTGGCATTTCTTACACTGTTTCATACTATCACAGAAAGATTCAAGTAGTCCTCCAAACCAGCTGCTATAGGCAAGTGATGGTTAGAAGGGCAAAGGATGAGAAGTATAAAGACCGATGTAGACAGTCATTTACTATGGAGTGAGCAGGTAACATTAATAATTGATTACCAATTAACAAAATAGGCAAAACACTCTtaaattattcactgcactCCTTGAAATGCCCTTTAATGTACCACTCCCTGAAAGCATCTGGTTGGTTGAGTGCAAATGCATCTCACCAGTGGGGAACCCCGGCTGAGATCATGCTGATATGTCAAATAAGCAAAATGTTATGGCTTTTTATTCTCTAGTCACCATTAAAGACAGAATCCTCCTTTTTAAACCACAGCTCTGCCAAATCATCAGCTCCCTCCCTTTCATATTATAAGCAATACATCTAATGTACAGTCATGAGCCATGCATAGGTTACAGTACTTTACATGCTGAGACATTTTATCTGGGGAATACACTGGAGAATCACATCTACAAACGAAAAGAAGTTCAGTAGAGTAGGATAGTTTCTCGTATATTATTCAGAGTTTAGAATTTTTGCAGTGAGAGGAAGCCGGTGGAACATGGAGTGAATAAGGTGCATCAGCATCAACAGTGGAGTCACTCCCCTACCATTTCCTCTATTCTAAAAGACTGTGGTAGAAACTTTTTGAGCTTGTCGGCTATACTTCCTGTTTAAAGGGCTCATAAACAAGTAAGAggaagttttgtgtgtgtgtgtgtgtgtgtgtgtgtgtgtgtgtgtgtgtgtgtgtgtgtgtgtgtgtgtgtgtgtgtgcgtgcgtgcgtgtgtgacagagagacagcaacaAAAAGCTTTAACAGGATATCATGTTTCCTCAGAAAACTCTGAAAGCTTTTCATACTGCCCAGTGCTAGGGGAGCCCCCTTAGGATAGAATAACCAGCTTATTCTCAGATGCTCTGGAAGCATTACTGCACAGTTCCTAGGGACGACAATGGCTGAGCAAGGCTGCTGAATTGAGAACACTCAGTCTAACAAAACACTCTCAACTAGCGTACAACAGTGAAACAGCATGCTTCTAACTAAACCCTACATGGATAGCTGTGTGCAGCATATGGAAAACTGGTTAAATGTGCATTATCAAAGGATGCCCTATATCCTCGGCAGTGGACCACACGCTGAGGAATGGTAAATGAGCAAAATGATGAAAAGCGTGAAATGATGAAACGAGTGCTTAATCTTGCCCTGTACGAAAAAATAATGGCCGATGTCAAACCAAGCCATGTACTGCGGTCTATGGCTCTTCTCACTGCGTCTTCAGCAGTTTCTGCTGAGGAGCATAAATCTGGTATGCGCACCGCCCAAACCAGATGATGATGGAGGCTATACATCCTTGCAACAGCATCATCACCCCGTAGGTGGAGGAGAGAGTTGGGCCTGGGAGTTCAGGGGGTGCAGCTGGTGAAAGGACCAGCGATGGGTGGAGCAGCAGGGCTCGCATCTCTACCTTGATCATGTGGAGCTCATCAAGGATGGAGAGGAAGGTGCAGCAGTGGAACCACTGGTGGCTGTGCCCCCAGATGTCAAAGTTCCCTGGGGAGAAGCGCTCGGGGACCTTGCTGATGTTGAAGAGTGCCGATACCAAAAGCCAGAAGCAGTGGCGATAAAAGAAGCTGGCCATGGTGGGGGGCGGAGGAGGGGCAGGCAGCGTGGGGCAGGGGGGTGACGGCAAGGGGCTGAGCAGGCGGTAGAAAACCGGCGTGGAAGAGATGAAGAAAGGCAGGAGGAAGACGAGGGTGCGGACAGCATAGCGGTACCTCCTCCAGCGCTGCCTGGTGTTGCAGCAGGTCATCACGCAGATGATGGCTACCAGGCATGAGCAGGGGATGTAGAAGGTCTCAAAGAATGAGCAGAAAGGCAAaagagaggtggaggaagaggagggtgaggaggatACTAATGAAGGCAACTCTCCCCTCTCTGGCTGCGTGTCAGATGCGTTTGGTGCCCCAACCTCAGTCTTTGGTATCCCTGCCTGGGGGTGGATGTAATAATAGTAAGCCAGTGAGGAACCAACAGTGTACGCGCTTATGGTTCCATAATCCACAAAGAAGCAAATTTCGCGGATGATCAGAGACATGGAGTTGAGAAGGTGCGCCAGACTACTGGCCAGCAACAGGTAAAAAACTCCAATGAAGTAGTTCCAGGCAGGGTAGAAAAAGGGGTCACCTGGAGTCGGGGCTCCCTCCCACTCAAATATCTCAAGGAAGTGGAAGGCAAAGACAAAAATAGGGAGGAAGTGTGTCCAGAAGTTTCCAGTCTCGTTGGTGGGGCGGAAAGCAGAGACCAGGCACTGCAGGAGGCTGTAGTCTGGGAACCGGTAACCAGACAGGATGAAGTTCTCCGTCACTCTTTGTGGGACATCAGTGTGACGAAGGAGAGGTAGTGACCACATGGCTGGAAGTTGCACTCAGGAATAGCTAGTTGACTGGCTCAGAAACTCACAGAGGGTTAACGTTTTTGTTCTTGTCCACTAACATCTTGTTCTTGTTTACCGTTAATGGATTTTAAAGATGATGTTTTACATTGATACTCTCAAGTTGTGTCCAAGCTCAGTCACGCAGGTATTGGTTTTTCAGATTTTATGCATTATACACAAAACTCATTAAATAGATCTTACCAAAAACTCTCACTAAAGTGTAGTAGGTTGCCAcctaaatgatttttttttaattgtgcagCAATATTATAATCCATTTAAAGCAGACTCTGTATGTGCTGAAGAGGATGTCGATGACAAGCATCCCTGAGCCTCAGAAGGTACTCGACATATCCCACAGAACGTAACGAAACTGCGGGACCAAGAAATATATAAAACGGGGGTCAAGGATTcgaaaaatgttcttttttccaTCGTTGTTGCTCCTCCTAGAcgactttaaaaaacaacaacaacaacaacaacaaaaaacattactaGCAGCAAAGTCTTTTAGCAGCGTCGTAACAAAAAGcagttaatattttattctgcTCTTCAGTGCAGAAGGCCTCttattcatttttaagtttCTTTTGCCCTGGCACACAGATAGGATTCGAAAGTGGCTATCAAGTTTGCGTCCAACAGGCAATTTATGTAATCGCCATCGTCCGTTAAAACAAGCAGCAAGTGGATCCGTTAGCGTGTTAAACGTGTTAAAGCTCCTATTCGCTTGACGGTCAACACAGATTCAACTGCTTCTCATTTCGGAAACTGGGTCAAGCGGGCTCGCGTCCCGGCCGGCCGGTTTCAGAAGCAGAGGTGCGACGCGCCGTCTTTTATTCATGGTCTCCTGTGCATAATTCACGTGCTGTAATCGTGAGACGCAGCTGCAGGTCATACATGCGCTGTCTTAACGGTCACGGAAAAGCAGACGGGTCCGGCGGGACGTTGAGCGCTTTCGGACGCGCCGCAGTTCCACTGAGCGACGCGTGCGCGTTTGCTCGGACGCACGTTAGCGCGAGGGTTCGTGCCGCTCTACCGGGATATTTGTGCCGTGCTCTCTTCGTGCAGCTCCGACACGGTGCAGTCTAACAGCGCGATCTTTTTCAGGAAAGCGAGTTGTCATTCCCGGGAAGCACAGTTTAAACCCTCTCGAACAGGTCCGTCGATGTCTCCCCTTTGCATCTCAGCCTCGTGTCCCCGTGCTGTCCTTGACTCCTCACACATGAAAACGACACGGGCAACGGCCCCTGCGCCTGACTACGGACGGGGTTGGTTGCTGCGAGCCATGCGCAGTGCGTCCTTCCCCCACCGTTACTGAATCAGggtaaagccatcctgtctgaATCAGggt
Encoded proteins:
- the paqr9 gene encoding membrane progestin receptor epsilon, which encodes MWSLPLLRHTDVPQRVTENFILSGYRFPDYSLLQCLVSAFRPTNETGNFWTHFLPIFVFAFHFLEIFEWEGAPTPGDPFFYPAWNYFIGVFYLLLASSLAHLLNSMSLIIREICFFVDYGTISAYTVGSSLAYYYYIHPQAGIPKTEVGAPNASDTQPERGELPSLVSSSPSSSSTSLLPFCSFFETFYIPCSCLVAIICVMTCCNTRQRWRRYRYAVRTLVFLLPFFISSTPVFYRLLSPLPSPPCPTLPAPPPPPTMASFFYRHCFWLLVSALFNISKVPERFSPGNFDIWGHSHQWFHCCTFLSILDELHMIKVEMRALLLHPSLVLSPAAPPELPGPTLSSTYGVMMLLQGCIASIIIWFGRCAYQIYAPQQKLLKTQ